Within Enoplosus armatus isolate fEnoArm2 chromosome 1, fEnoArm2.hap1, whole genome shotgun sequence, the genomic segment AGCTAAATCAATAGGCTAATAAGGGCCATGTGATATAATCAAAAGATCCAGAACAagcgagtaagtggaccttgagttgggattgttttgtcaactgctgaaGAAGTAACTGTCAAGCTCAGCTAAAGAGCTCTGGTTTGTGCTGCTATGGGAATGTTTCATCAGACActttacagacatttaaaaggGACAATCTCTCATTTTTGACCACAAATATCTAAGGTTTATACTAGTTAAGTTAAATATCAACCAATCAGTTTATCAAGTCATATCAGGTTCCAGCTTTGTGTTGAGATATTCTGATTACATTTGGATTACTGATTGTGCCTTTAAAGGAGTAGTGCGGCTAAGGCCTGCCTGCAGCAGCACGTCACCTATTTTTTCAGCATGACGTGTGCATTTCTTAGCAAAAATAGATAGTGTTGATCTTCATATTCACATCGTACCAGCAACATTACGCCTCTCACTACAGTTTCAATGTCAATATCAGTAGAATGTCACAGACAtctgtttcaaattaaaagccctcTAGCGTTTCTGTGGACTGAATCCCTTCATTTGTTAACAAGGCTTTTATTGATGTCCATTATCAAACTCAGATAGGCAAGAGATAGGCAGGCAGCAGCAACGCTGTCTGCGTGGACAGCACATGCGTGCAAGCCGCAGCAGTTCAGTGAGGTAGTCGTCATGCACAGGTAGAGGGAGGTGGTGTGGCCTGGgcattatactgtatttaacagacatttatgaaagtgctatcaatcttctcctTTAAGTTTCTACAAGACAGGCaatgagcacatttcccaaaatgtcaaactattcctttaaaggatatttttcatttttttcctgtaacAGCTGCATGTGTGGCCCAGACAGATTTACTACGCTGACATACAGGAATAAAATATGCtttgttttatgcttttgtgtttcatgttgagCGAAATCATTGTTTAATTAATAAAGGCGTATTGCTGTTTTAAGTAGATTTAAGGTGGCTTAAGGattgtgaaatattttgaagCTGACCTTCTGGTTCTCTATTACAGTATAAGGAACTGTAGATGGCACATTTCAGATAACATGGGAATGAAGGCAGAATGTTCTTACATTTAGCTAAAGGccattgtatttatattttctgctcTCACACCTGCtctaaacaaagagaaacacagcttGGATTAATTATTCATGTGTTGTTCTCTCTGTAAACAGTGTGATGTGTCTATATCAGACAAGCTGGAGAAATTAAACAGCATTACAGACATGCAGGTCACAGTGAGCTAGAGGCAGAGActgtgagagaaagtgtgaaagATTTAGTACATAGAGGCTGATATGAAGAAAGCCAACACGTCTGTGTTATCTCCAACTCTGCAAATTGGCTAATTTggctctctttatctgtctccctcctgcgctctgtgtgttcatttatgtgtgtgtgtgtgtgtgtgtgtgtgtgtgtgtgtgtgtgtgtgtgtgtgtgtgtgtgtgtgcgcgcgcgcgcacattttcagtgtttggcCGATAGAGTTTTCttacagaagtaaaaaaaatagcatgcatcgagtgaaatgtgttttggaggTGTTTTATCAccaaggatacacacacacacacacacacacacacacacaacaaggtCTGTATTAGAAATAGCTGCTTGGCAGAGAAACTCATCATTGCCTCAGATATGTATATTTAATTAagtgttttatgtcttttgaCCAACACTTGTCCCATCCTTTCATAAGGTCTCAGTCTAATGTAGAAGATGTAAGGTATTGGAGTGCATCTTTGCCTCTCAGAGCAGTTTAAAGTATTcacccattttgttttctcataaTAATACATTCTAAGTAAGACACACGATGAGGAAAAATGTGTCTGATTTTGCTGAGGACAGCGAGCGCCACGTCCTGTTTCTGGTGATCTCACTAGAGGAAGAGCTGCGGTCgattcttcctctttcctgtccAGATGGCCGCATCAGCTGACAGCAGATACGAGGCCTCTTGTGTGGACATGTCTGTATTTGAAGCTCTTATGAAGCTACTTGGtagcagaagtgtgtgtgggaggttgGGTTGAGGTGggaacacgtgtgtgtgtgtgtgtgtgtgtgtgtgtgtgtgtgtgtgcgcgcatctttgtttgtgtatatgtctTCATATGACTTTGTTTGCATTTGAGAGTTAGGGAACAAATCCctttcaatacattttacagtttttatattattattacttatgtatatattatattccatagttgttgttttttttaaatttttaacacatttgtgtTCAAGTACACACAGCCCACATAAAGCCTTTTTTTGTATTAGACTTGATCCTGGGATAGCTTGGAGTTGAGCCCCAGGATCCCACAAGGGAACAGACATTTGATTACTGTGCTTGTCAGCCaaagagaaccccccccccctcctcctccttcccatcCTGCCCAGGGGAGATAACAGAGCTCTGTGTAGCAGAGAAGGACTCTCTGCTATGCTCTGCCAGATCGGCAACCGAGTGCTGTTTTGGGCTACAATTTGTtggcattcattttcattcttgaATTCATTTTCCAACTTGAACTGGACCTCAGATAAAAGGAGAAGTAATGTAGTTGAAACGgctgtaaaaatgtataaaattcaGAGTAATGTACATAACTTACTTGAATATGATAAACCTCTGTGAGGAGAAATGAGAATGCAAAGAGTTACTCCTCCTAAGTTTGGTTTAAATTGTGTTCAGTATGTAGAACTCATACTGCAAATTCACAATGGTGTTTTGAATTGAGACAACTCATCTgtcatttgtgtattttagttCCTTTTGTTTATAATGCACTTCTACTGTAACATAGATCAATTGATtgataaatgtcacatttaatgttaaaaacaatatgATCTGACTTAATTACTGAGGTCATCTGAGATGTGATCTCTAATATGTCCTTACTTACTACGTAAAGGTATCCATGAATGAGGTCAGTGTGGCTGATCGCACGAGGGAACTCTGCTAGATGAATATATCAATGAAAATGTCTAAGTATAAATTTATTATGAAAGAGCCCAAATAAGATGGTCTTGTAAATTTCTAAAAtgccttctttctttttggcaCAGAGGAATCACTAAGACACTGGTGAcctcagaagaaaaaaaaaccacattCTTACTTGTGTGAAAAGAAGCATcaatgtatttgaaaaaaaagacataaatcttaAATAGTTTTCACTCAAGGGGATGATAAGGTATAGtatacaatacaacaatatataGTGTTACAATGTCACACTTTATTTGTAGCTTTATAtctaaagagaaaacaatgacaacagcTCATAGATGGCACATAACAATGTAGCACTGTGAAAAAGTCCCAATGTGTAATCTGCAGTGAAAGCAGTGACGCTGCATGTGTGCTCGAtcaaatttaacaaaacaacTAATAAAAGTCATACCAAAGGCGCAACTTGATGTCTTCCTTATCCATCTATCCCCCACAATGAAACACTTGAGAGTTATTAGGAGAAtacaggaggagctgcaggtcaAAACCAGACCAAACATTAGGCTATTTACTGTACAGTCCTAGTTAAGGTTTGCAGAACATCAGCAGCCTCTCTACAATAACATGACAATGCAAGCACGGCTCAGTAAGGATCAAAATAAACCAGCTCCTAACATTTCTGTCACCCTCAGTTACCATTTATGTCATTTACTTAAGAACAAAACTGTCTTTATGAAAGCCATGAAGGTTATGAGGCCATAAAAATAACCCAGGACCCAGTGACTCATTATAACAAgagtcattttgtcttttctcctcacTAACCAATGAGATGTAGGGGATACCGGGGGCAACTGTAACAAGGTTCAATTGTTACATCTCAAATGGCACCAATCAGAAATGAGACAGAACCATGAAACTAATTACGCACATGGTCTGTGATGATCCCTCCCTGTCTGCAAAAGGACAAACTGATCAAACAAACTTCCTCATACTTcaaagcttttcattttcatttttgaggTGTGAAAGGTTATTCATACTGTCTTCACCTTTAATGTCTATAAATTTAAATCTGCCTACTTTGTGTCTCACATTTGATATATCGTTAGCTTCCTTATTTCTAGCCAGCAGGGTAGCTTGTGTCATGGGTGGTGCGGTTGGGGTCAATTGCAACGCTGTATTACATTTGGCGCCCgacaacatcaaaacatcaattCCCCCCAAGAGCCAATTTCTTATGCTTTCAATGTCTATGAATCAGAAGTTGTCTTAACTCTAAATAATGCCATATTGGCTGAAAATCAACATATTTTTCACCTATTGTTTTGGGTTTGTATTAGTAGCCTAGTATTGACACTGACAGCACTGAAATTCAAACCCTGATTGGAGCCATTCAATTTTTTACACACTAAACTGTGAATGCATGTTGAATGGAGATAAAATGGTTTTAACTACAtctaaatgttgatgttttattcGTGTGAAGCAGTTTCTGTTACTTATTCATTagattgtttttatatttgtataacTGATTACTTTAATTAAACTGGATTTAATTGTTCAATGGATATTACGTTGTTTTAACTATATCCATGTTCTTGGGAGTTTATTGTGGTCCTTGGTATTTATATGAAGGTATTATGTGTGTTGTTACAATTGCCCCCATATTCTGTTACAAATGTGGGGAGATGTAACGTTTGACTTCTAGTGTTTCAATCAATATTGTGACTCTAACATTGCTTGCAAAAACATGTGGTGACACAGATACCAGAGTTatctacataaaaaaaaatgttgtttattgttcAAGAGGTTCTTGAGTAATGACAtacaaattgttgttgttgtgtccgTGTTTGAGTTTGGAGTGAGTCCTCTTGCAGGAGAAAATTCAGAAAAGTTCAACTCCGGCTGATCCCACTTGCACAGAGCAGAgagtcacagaaacacaagataCTGAAACTGCCAGTTTGGGCTGTTAATAAATGTAAGAACTGCTGTATAACTGATGATAACTCCCAGTGTTAGTTGAAATAAGTCGTGGATGCACTCTTGCAGCTCTCGGTCCGTTCATCGGGAGAAAACGTACTCGGTGTAACTGGTCCACAGTTTGTCTTCCCCCGGGTCATTGCTGCCGTACGAGCAGGTCCCGGTGGAGTTGCAGGCCACCATGTGGAAACCCGCCTCGGCCAGCCGGTCAAACGCCTGCTCCAGAAAGTTATACTTGAGGTAATACCTGGCGGTGTATTTGTCAGGAGGTCTGTCCGGGTCGCGGCTCTCATTCAGGGTCTCTCCAAAAACCTCTTTGGCCAGAGAAATCTTGCTGCAGACGGTTATTCTGGCAACCCGGCGGAACTTAGCGTCTGCCTGGATGTCTCTCCCGATAGTGTAGCTGCCTCTGTAACCGATGGTGATGTAGCCGGCGTCGACCCCGGGAGAGCGCAGGGTCCTGTCCGAGGAGGAGGTGACCGGGCTCGTGAGCTCAGCCTCCTCCGGGTCCCCGCTGTCCTCCGCGCACGAGCTGTCTTTACTGACCGCCGCCAGGCGCCTCGACAGCTCCGGCAGCTGGAAGAAGTCCGCTTCTttctgcagcctcctcctctctttgaaAAACTCGGGCAGAAAAAGCTCAGAGTCCCGTAAATAATCCAAAATGTAGCGAAACAGAAAGCCGTCCCGGTCGAAGAAGAAGCGGCCCTTGCTGTCTTTTGGCAGGTCGCCCGGGAGGCTCTGGGTGAACTTGGTCCACAGGAGAGAGTTGGGGACCGACGTGAGAGTTTCAAGACGGGTCACATAGACCTGCCCACCCACGTTTAGCTCCACTATCTCAGGGAAAGTTGAACTTTGGCTGTCGGTTTgcgccatctctctctctttctctctctctccctctctctctgtgtctccttttGAATCCTGGTTGTGTCCCTGTAGGTGCCCCGACGAGGACGTACAGTTGGAGAGTCGCCTCACTGTACAGAGATGTTTGTATTGGTTTGGTTGagtgggaggagaaggaaaaggacGGCCAACAGAGACATTAACTGTTCGCTGGAAAGCTCTGAGAAAACATAATGCTGCCTTCAAAGGCTCCATGTAACTTCCTAACTTGTAAACATCTTGACATATCCTTGTCAGCAACAGGCTACTGTACTTcaaagaaaagtttgacattttggggaaaatacGTATATTCTCTGTCTTTCTAAGAGTTAGCTTatagatgagaagattcatCTTGATACCCCAAGTATGAAGCTacctacagccagcagccagttagcttatcttagcataaagaatggaaacagggagacacagctagcctggctctgtccaaaagtaacaaaacctATTAGCACCTCTAAAGCCTTTTTTAACCTCCATTTTACGCCTACTTTTTACTGCTTACAGGACTACTTTTGAGTTACTTTACTTGACCTATAGTATTTAGTTATAGTTACGGTGGTAAATATTTGGGAACATTGCAGAGCTTATTGTCACCATAATGGATTTTTTTGCCTGCTTTTAATGCCTTTATGACGGCTCATCGACTGCGTGAAGTCAGGATGTGTTGATATCTGTAACAggatgtttgtgtctttctgcagcACAGTGCGTAACATTAGAAAAGGTTCATGTATTTCATTAGGCTGCAGCAACTTTGTATGGTATGTTCAGATGATATTGATACACCCTTAATTGACTAGAAGCAGTTGTTATTATGAAGAAGAAGTTATTAGGGCAAACATAACAACTCTCTTTTCATTATGTTTCCATAAAACACCAtgatgttaaaaacacattatataacCTGTCACATAAAATGAGTAGAGAGATTATAAACAGTTGTGGCACTAAGGGTCAATCAgaggttcaaagttcaaaacAGCAGTTTCACCTCAGGATCCATTTAGTACCACAAGTGTTATTGAGCTTTccatcatatcacatgatcctCATCAGCAGGAGTCTGCTCTGTTGTCCtggaattgtagatgtttaAATGGACTTTTTCTTCTGAACTCTTCCAACAacttctcgtccatgttggcttaaaaattgtgctcagaaaaaaaggacattttgaacATCTTCGATTTCATGACAACCGGGAAAACTCCATCTGCAGGAAGACTGTGTcatatgatcgaaagctcccgtacagctactaaatggaccttgagatGAGATTGTTTAGTCAACATACTTAAAATGTCCTATGGCTGTTAGTATTAATGCTTGGTGTAACTTTTTTTGATGCATTATTCATGTGCTGTCATGCATTCTGGCTGGGGTTTATTTTAGGAAACAAGCAGTCAAGCTGCATGCCAAAGTTCAGGGGGGCAGGGGTCTTACATTATTTGTCATACTTGGCCTTGAGCATTTTTTCTTCTGGGCCCCCCAGGAATCAAACTCATCCTCAGGCCTCCCAGGGTTTATGTGTTCAGCTTGAACACAACATCACATTGGTCAATAGTCAATCACTTGTGGACAAAGTGAGATGCACTTCCACCAATGAACCCCAAATCTTCCTGTACAACTGAGAGGGGAGGTAGCATGAGTGTGCCTGGGGTCTTTATGTGTACACCTCTGCATCGAAAATAGAATAACAGGCGAAGTTCAAAACACATGATTTGCCAAAAACCTCCACTTTAACGATAAGATAAAGCTGGTCTGACTGGCCTGTGGTGTCTCTAAAATCCCTTGAAAAGAGGCAGCACTTTTCCTCAAACCCACATAAGTCTTAACCAAAGGATCGATTTCAGCTTAACACCAAAGACCTCTTTGATCTAGTCTTGAAGTGCAGTGTAGGCTGTATTCATGTTTCAGTGCACACACCAGTATTTCTGCTGAGGAGGAACACTAAGTGAGATGTAATTGGTCCCTTATCTCAGATGTTTGATGCATAAAAAGCATCAGTTGTTTGTAAGAGAGAATGTTGATTAAGATCCATCTGTGTTATGGAAAACACTCGTAATTTTGCTCAGAAACAAACAAGGTTTtagagaacagaaacatttagaggtacagctgcagcctgcagaaaTGATACAGTCAGTAAAAACGAATCAGAAAGGCGTTGCAGAAAAATTGCTGTGGAATGGAATAAACCTTGCAGGGATTTAGCCAATCAGATACGAAAGTAAAGCAAGTGTTCAAGGATAAGACACAAAACATTGTGCAACATTGGAAATGTTGATAAAGATGCTGATGAAGCAAAAAGCGTTTAAAACATCTGGATATTCTGTCCAAATCCTGGAATAATGTTGGTTTAAATAAACACTGTGTATTATACAAAAAAATCTCACactaagaagaaaaacagacttCTGAATTAATTTTGTGTAATTCAAAGGGATGATAAGTGTCATGTCTTGATAAATGCAATAATGTAACATGTAACTTAGAAAGCTTGACATGAGTTTTCTTCAGGTGCAGAAGAAGCAGCTGTACCAAATCAAACTGGGGAAAGATGTCAAGTGGATGATAAACAAATGCTGATCTTAttgatttgtctttctttattcGGCACACCAACACGGTATATATTAGATATAATAATGATTCTTGGTGGTAATAACATCATAAGCACATAAATGTATTGCTTTCTTGACACTTGAAATGCTCGTTTTTGAGCACAAACGTAAATCTATCACCCAGTCTTTTCCACTCGAGACATTTCAATCTTTGCATTAGGGTGACATCTAGTGGACAGTAAATGAAGAAGCAGGTTGTTGTGTTAGCTCTTCTGTGTgacattgttttggctttttcttttatttctactacatttaaattacatttttttggcCAACTGTATAAAAAGCAGTATGCTTGTTTATTGGGGTTATGTGGTTTGTTTCTATATTCACAACACTGAAGAACAGGTGTATTACAAACACTGGTCACTATAAAATAAATtatcatgtctctctctctctctctctctctctctgcagaccaCACCTAAATTATCGTCCTCTGTCCAGTCTCGACCTCATGTCTGTGTCATCGCTGTTAAATGTTACCATTTTTTCTCACAGTCTGGCAGAAGATAATTGGATAAAGGAAGTTGTAAGGTTCAGCTTTCCAGCCATTTCCTAGAGAATATGAAGGTTACGAGATATGGCAGCTCATTTACTCATCATTTAGGTTCCCCTCTGAGACCCATCAGTTCATGTATTCATCCGTAGTTTTTGGTTCATATTTCTAAGGCCATACATCATGTTGTTTTgagtgttgttgatgttgttggtgGAGCTGCTAACTAATAGACATCTGAAATTACACACAGTCTtttgtaaggggtcacaagtaactagtaactatagtttatagatagatagatagatagatagatagatagatagatagatagatagatagatagatagatagatagatagatagatagatagatagatagatagatagatagatagaaaaacaaacacggCATCCCACTTTTACATTCTGCTAATGTATGTTTCTATGTGTGTAATACTGAGAAGGAAATTGTTTTTTGGTTTATGCCAGTAGCTGAAGTGCTGTTGGATTGTTGACTTTACTTttactcagtgtgtgtttggacatgtttttatggatgtgtgtgtgtgtgtgtgtgtgtagtgctgTCCCTCACTCTGAGCAATCATGTGACCCCCTGCTTGTGACATAAGGCAGCCTTCTGACGTGACACCCAGCCAAACACTGTCACTCTGCAGTGTACTGGAGTGTGACCTGTACAGCACCGAGTCCATCATCCATGtgttgtctcctctctctcgccctcACCCGAGCTCGTGTCCCTGctcctgtctgacacacacagacagagacgagGGGCAGAAACCCCTTTCGTCTCCTCTGTCGACAGGGAATCACTTGCCCTTACTCTTTGTCtatttttttgtcaatatttcAACCACTCATTGTAGCAACATGCAGTTTAGTTTGGCGGTGTGATGctctggaacaaaaaaaaaaaaaagatccagtCCCTCATCACAGATCATACAGCCAAGCAAATTGTACAGAGCAATACAAGTAGTACCTTTTTCtcatgacattttgacatgtcacagaaggaaaagcacagatgtgaataatacaatgaatgacggctgaattccattcaCCTG encodes:
- the LOC139282309 gene encoding BTB/POZ domain-containing protein KCTD12-like, which codes for MAQTDSQSSTFPEIVELNVGGQVYVTRLETLTSVPNSLLWTKFTQSLPGDLPKDSKGRFFFDRDGFLFRYILDYLRDSELFLPEFFKERRRLQKEADFFQLPELSRRLAAVSKDSSCAEDSGDPEEAELTSPVTSSSDRTLRSPGVDAGYITIGYRGSYTIGRDIQADAKFRRVARITVCSKISLAKEVFGETLNESRDPDRPPDKYTARYYLKYNFLEQAFDRLAEAGFHMVACNSTGTCSYGSNDPGEDKLWTSYTEYVFSR